A window of the Homalodisca vitripennis isolate AUS2020 unplaced genomic scaffold, UT_GWSS_2.1 ScUCBcl_44;HRSCAF=766, whole genome shotgun sequence genome harbors these coding sequences:
- the LOC124370184 gene encoding protein FAM200A-like, with protein sequence MNPSNYSSFSKVVSVSEEVCFEDVFEGPLLKNLIIDHLKNLKEEFSRYFPNLSEKLYKLSTDPFNMDIQLLPEELQEEGIEIKNDSAARYDFDKMDKPSFWLKYFKVYPSVSGKAVRMYLPFSTTYMCEKAFSTLVAIKTKYRNKLDVESDLRCALSETQPRICQLIQNMQAHPSH encoded by the coding sequence ATGAACCCCAGCAACTATTCAAGTTTCAGCAAAGTAGTGTCAGTCTCAGAAGAAGTATGTTTTGAGGACGTTTTTGAAGGACCGCTTTTGAAAAACTTGATAATTGACCATTTGAAGAACCTCAAGGAGGAGTTCAGCAGGTACTTTCCTAACTTGTCAGAGAAGTTGTACAAACTATCAACTGACCCGTTCAACATGGACATACAGTTGCTGCCAGAAGAGTTGCAAGAGGagggaatagaaataaaaaatgactcTGCTGCAAGATACGATTTTGACAAAATGGACAAGCCCTCATTTTGGTTAAAGTACTTTAAAGTTTACCCCAGTGTTTCAGGGAAAGCTGTTCGGATGTACTTGCCTTTTTCAACAACATACATGTGCGAAAAAGCGTTTTCAACTCTTGTGGCGATCAAAACCAAGTACCGCAACAAACTTGATGTCGAAAGTGACCTACGCTGTGCTTTGTCTGAAACTCAACCCAGGATCTGTCAGCTTATCCAAAACATGCAAGCGCACCCATCtcactaa